One genomic region from Skermania piniformis encodes:
- a CDS encoding COX15/CtaA family protein → MISRGFLRLVDRLPLPPLRVQRLAALAVLLSQAGIAVTGAVVRVTASGLGCPTWPKCFPGSFTPTRVAEVPVVHQAIEFGNRMLTGVVVLCAALVVLAVVRARRRPEVIRYAWLMPGGTVLQAVIGGITVRTGLLWWTVSIHLLVSMLMVWLATLLYLKVGEPDDAITTAAYPRPLRLLAGLSALALVGTLVVGTLVTGAGPHAGDKSLDRTVPRLQLEIVTLVHAHAQFLVAYLALLVGLACGLTAVGAPRTALRRLRILLVLVIAQAGIGIVQYLTDVPAVLVALHVAGAAACTAATAAVWAAGRTREPLPLRPVAAGATVH, encoded by the coding sequence GTGATCTCTCGCGGCTTCCTCAGGCTCGTCGACCGGTTGCCGCTCCCCCCGCTCCGGGTCCAGCGGCTTGCAGCGCTGGCGGTGCTGCTCAGCCAGGCCGGGATCGCGGTCACCGGCGCGGTCGTGCGGGTGACCGCCTCCGGGCTCGGCTGCCCGACCTGGCCGAAGTGCTTTCCGGGGAGCTTCACCCCCACCCGGGTCGCCGAGGTGCCGGTGGTTCACCAAGCGATCGAGTTCGGCAACCGGATGTTGACCGGCGTGGTCGTACTCTGCGCCGCGCTGGTGGTGTTGGCCGTGGTACGGGCACGCCGCCGACCGGAGGTGATCCGCTACGCCTGGCTGATGCCCGGTGGCACCGTGCTCCAGGCGGTGATCGGCGGGATCACCGTCCGCACCGGCCTGCTGTGGTGGACCGTCTCGATTCACCTGCTGGTTTCGATGCTGATGGTGTGGCTGGCCACGCTGCTGTATCTGAAGGTCGGGGAGCCGGACGACGCGATCACTACCGCGGCGTACCCGCGTCCGTTGCGATTGTTGGCCGGGCTGAGCGCGCTCGCCTTGGTCGGCACGCTGGTTGTCGGCACGCTGGTGACCGGTGCCGGGCCGCACGCGGGCGACAAGAGCCTGGACCGGACGGTGCCGCGACTGCAGCTCGAGATCGTCACCTTGGTTCACGCACATGCCCAGTTCCTCGTCGCCTACCTCGCCCTGCTGGTCGGCCTGGCCTGCGGGTTGACCGCGGTCGGCGCGCCGCGGACCGCGCTGCGCCGGCTGCGCATCCTGCTCGTCCTGGTGATCGCCCAGGCCGGGATCGGCATCGTGCAGTACCTGACCGATGTGCCGGCGGTGCTGGTCGCCTTGCATGTGGCCGGCGCGGCCGCGTGTACCGCTGCCACCGCAGCGGTCTGGGCAGCCGGTCGAACCCGGGAGCCCCTACCCCTCCGCCCCGTTGCCGCAGGGGCGACGGTTCACTGA
- a CDS encoding quinone oxidoreductase family protein, whose translation MRAIRVDEHGGPDVLQLVEVPEPAPAPGQVLVRTEAVGVNFIDIYFRTGKYPHELPYVPGSEGTGVVTAVGADVGDIAVGDRLAWAAAEGSYAELVAVDAARAVPVPDGVTPEVAATALLQGMTAHYLLNSTFPAQPGDTVLVHAGAGGVGLMLTQLAVARDVRVITTVSTAEKEELSRAAGATDVLRYPDDLAAEVRALTDGEGVAAVYDGVGAATFEASLAALRVRGTLALFGAASGPVPPFDLQRLSRAGSLFVTRPTLNDYTRTRDELSWRAGEVFAAIADGVLDIRIGERYPLADAGRAQTDLAARRTTGSLVLLP comes from the coding sequence ATGCGCGCAATCCGTGTCGACGAACACGGCGGCCCCGACGTACTGCAGCTCGTCGAAGTCCCCGAGCCGGCGCCCGCCCCCGGGCAGGTGCTGGTCCGGACGGAGGCGGTCGGGGTCAACTTCATCGACATCTATTTCCGCACCGGCAAGTACCCGCACGAACTGCCCTATGTGCCCGGTTCCGAAGGCACCGGCGTGGTCACTGCGGTCGGCGCCGATGTCGGCGACATCGCGGTCGGCGACCGGTTGGCCTGGGCCGCGGCCGAGGGGAGTTATGCGGAGCTGGTCGCGGTGGATGCCGCCCGGGCGGTGCCGGTGCCGGACGGCGTGACACCGGAGGTCGCCGCTACCGCACTGCTACAGGGGATGACCGCGCACTACTTGCTGAACTCGACCTTTCCGGCGCAGCCCGGTGACACCGTTCTCGTCCACGCCGGCGCGGGTGGGGTAGGCTTGATGCTCACCCAGCTGGCGGTCGCCCGAGACGTCCGGGTGATCACCACGGTCTCGACGGCCGAGAAAGAAGAACTGAGCCGGGCCGCCGGCGCGACCGATGTGCTCCGCTATCCCGACGACCTCGCCGCCGAAGTTCGTGCGCTCACCGACGGCGAGGGGGTGGCAGCGGTCTACGACGGGGTCGGCGCGGCGACCTTCGAAGCCAGTCTCGCGGCGTTACGGGTGCGCGGGACGTTGGCACTGTTCGGCGCAGCGAGCGGGCCGGTCCCGCCGTTCGATCTGCAACGGTTGTCGCGCGCCGGCTCACTGTTCGTCACCCGGCCGACGCTGAACGACTACACCAGAACTCGCGACGAGTTGTCGTGGCGGGCCGGCGAGGTGTTCGCGGCGATTGCCGATGGTGTGCTCGACATCCGGATCGGCGAGCGCTACCCGCTTGCCGATGCCGGCCGGGCACAGACCGATCTCGCTGCCCGGCGCACGACCGGGTCGCTGGTGTTGCTGCCGTAA
- a CDS encoding ABC transporter permease — protein MFTPDPGPNRWPAMLSAQSRMELTLLLRNGEQLLLTMIIPVALLLGLCLLPIPGLGEHAVDRVVPGVTMVAVMGTAFTGQAIAVGFDRRYGALKRLGATALPRWAVIAGKSIAVLIVVALQALLLGTIGIALGWRPSPAGVVLGALIIGLGTVSFATMGLLLGGTLKAEVVLALANLAWFGLLAVGSFALAGAPETVRTIARLLPSGALGNALYEATQVRVDGFGIAVLAGWALVCGWAAVRWFKFDG, from the coding sequence ATGTTTACCCCGGACCCGGGCCCGAACCGCTGGCCGGCGATGCTGTCGGCGCAGTCCCGGATGGAGCTGACCCTGCTCCTGCGCAACGGCGAGCAACTGCTGCTCACCATGATCATTCCGGTGGCGCTGCTGCTCGGTCTGTGCCTGCTGCCGATACCGGGTCTCGGCGAGCACGCGGTGGACCGGGTGGTGCCCGGCGTGACGATGGTTGCGGTGATGGGGACAGCGTTCACCGGTCAAGCGATCGCGGTCGGCTTCGACCGACGCTACGGCGCGCTGAAGCGGCTCGGCGCCACCGCCCTGCCCCGCTGGGCGGTCATCGCCGGCAAGAGCATCGCCGTGCTGATCGTGGTGGCGTTGCAGGCGTTGCTGTTGGGAACGATCGGTATCGCCCTGGGCTGGCGCCCGAGCCCGGCCGGGGTCGTGCTCGGCGCGCTGATCATCGGGTTGGGAACGGTGAGCTTCGCCACGATGGGCCTGCTCCTCGGTGGCACGCTGAAGGCGGAAGTAGTGCTCGCCCTGGCCAACCTCGCCTGGTTCGGCCTGCTCGCGGTCGGGTCGTTCGCGCTGGCCGGCGCGCCCGAGACAGTACGGACGATCGCCCGACTGCTGCCCTCCGGCGCGCTCGGGAACGCGCTGTACGAGGCGACCCAGGTCCGGGTCGACGGGTTCGGCATCGCGGTGCTCGCCGGCTGGGCACTGGTCTGCGGATGGGCCGCCGTCCGCTGGTTCAAGTTCGACGGCTGA
- a CDS encoding ABC transporter ATP-binding protein → MTGLAPPAVQLDVVVKSFGPVTAVDGLELSVPTGRILALLGPNGAGKTTTVEMCEGFTRPDSGTVRVLGLDPVTDAATLRPRIGVMLQGGGGYPGARAGETLQLIAAYARNPLDPEWLLHTLGLDEVRNTAYRRLSGGQQQRLALACALVGRPELVFLDEPTAGMDAQARHLVWDLIDSLRRDGVTVVLTTHTMEEAEQLADQLVIIDHGRQVAAGTPAELTRHGAEGQLRFSAPPQLDLSLLAAVLPEGYQPQETTPGTYLIEGEIDPQVMAAVTAWCARIGVLATDLRVDRRSLEDVFLELTGRELRG, encoded by the coding sequence GTGACCGGTCTCGCTCCACCAGCCGTCCAACTGGACGTCGTCGTGAAGTCGTTCGGTCCGGTCACCGCGGTGGACGGACTCGAGCTGAGCGTGCCGACCGGCCGGATATTGGCATTGCTCGGGCCGAACGGGGCCGGCAAAACGACCACGGTCGAGATGTGCGAGGGATTCACTCGGCCGGACAGTGGGACGGTACGCGTGCTCGGGCTGGACCCGGTCACGGATGCGGCCACGCTGCGTCCGCGGATCGGGGTGATGTTGCAGGGCGGCGGTGGCTATCCGGGCGCCCGGGCCGGCGAAACCCTGCAGCTGATCGCGGCCTATGCCCGCAACCCGCTCGACCCGGAATGGTTGCTGCACACACTCGGCCTCGACGAGGTTCGCAACACCGCGTACCGGCGGCTGTCCGGCGGCCAGCAGCAACGGCTGGCGCTCGCCTGCGCGCTGGTCGGCCGACCCGAGCTGGTTTTCCTGGACGAGCCGACCGCCGGCATGGACGCCCAGGCGCGACACCTGGTCTGGGATCTGATCGACTCGCTTCGTCGCGACGGGGTCACCGTGGTGCTGACCACGCACACGATGGAGGAAGCCGAGCAGCTGGCCGATCAGCTGGTGATCATCGATCACGGCCGACAGGTTGCCGCCGGGACCCCGGCCGAGCTGACCCGGCACGGCGCCGAGGGGCAGTTACGCTTCAGCGCCCCGCCGCAGCTGGACCTGTCACTGCTCGCCGCGGTGCTGCCGGAGGGGTATCAGCCGCAGGAGACCACCCCGGGTACATATCTGATAGAAGGCGAGATCGATCCGCAGGTGATGGCCGCAGTGACCGCATGGTGTGCCCGGATCGGCGTCCTCGCCACCGACCTTCGGGTCGACCGACGCAGCTTGGAAGACGTGTTTCTGGAATTGACCGGACGGGAGTTGCGCGGGTGA